The window CCACGATGGATTTCAGCCCTAGGGCCACGATCTCACTCCGCCTCTCGGGCGCCATGGTCCCCATGCCGCCGATCATGATTCCGAGGGACCCGAAATTGGCGAAGCCGCACATGGCGTAGATCATGATCAGACGACTCCTCATGCTCAGGGCGCCCTCGGGCAGATTGGACAGATCGATGTAGGCCAGGAGTTCGTTCAGGACCGTCTTGGTGCCCATCAGGGCGCCCGCGATGTGCGCTTCGGCCCACGGAACGCCCATGAGCCAGGTGACCGGGGCCATGACCCAGCCGAGGATGCGCTGGAACGTCAAGGCGCTGCCGTGGATGTCGGGCCCGATCGCCAGAATCAGATTGACGAGCTTGACCAGGGCGACCAGAACGACCAGCATCGCGATGATGCCGATGAGGAGCTTCGCCCCCTCGAGCGCCCCCTTGGTAATGGCGTCCATGGAGCTGTCCGCCATGCGCGGGATGGCGATGTCGCCGGAGGACGGCTCGCCCTCCTCCGGGACCATCACCTTGGCGACCGTAATGGCCGCCGGAACGCTGATCAGGGAGGCCGTCAGAAGGTGCCCCATGATGTCCGGCACCACCCGGCTGAGGATGCCGGCGTAAAGGACCATCACCGTACCCGCGATGGTCGCCATCCCCGAGGTCATGATCGTGAAGAGCTCGCTTCTCGAGACCTTTGCCATATAGGGCCTCACGATCAGCGGGGATTCGACCATCCCGACAAAGACATTGACCGCGCTCCCAAGGCCTTCGACCCCGCCGATCCGCATCAGCCGCACCAGCACCCAGGAGAAGGACCGGACCACAGCCGGAATGATCCTCCAGTAAAAGAGGAGAGAAGACAGGGCCCCTATGACCAGAACAAGCGGGAGGCCCCTGAAGGCAAAGACGTAGCTCAACCCGGGTGCCTTCTCGTCGAAAGGCAGCTCGGCCCCGCCCAGGTAACCGAAGACGAATCCGGTTCCTGCGCGGGTCGCCTCCTCGATGAAGCCGACGACGGTGTTCAGTGAAAAAAAGAGGCCACGGCTGCCCGGCAGCCTCAAAAAGAGGACGGCCAAAAGGACCTGCAGCGCAAGGCCGGTGCAGACAATGCGCAGCCTCACCCCCCGCCGGTTCTCCGAGAAAAACCAGGCGGCCGCAACCAGCGTCAACAAACCGAGCAGACTCTGCAGGTGCTCCATAATGCGCAAACGCCCGGCCCCTGCCAGGGGGACGCTCAGAGGCGCGGCGTTTCCTCCTCGCTCATTTTTCTAAACCAGTAACGCATGTAATGGAGACCGGAGACGACGGTCAACGCCCCCGTCACCCAGAACACCGGCTCACCGACCAACCCCCGCAGGTGGAGTTTCTCATCGGACAGCACCACGAATATGCTGAGGAGCTGAAAAAAGGTCGTGATCTTGCTGACCACGGACGGGCACATGACCACTTCATGCCGGGTGATGAAGAGGATGAGGACCCCCAGGAGGATCAGCACATCCCGGCTGATGGCAACCACCGTGAGCCACACGGGGATGAAGCCGCGGGCCGCCAGGACGATGAAGGCAGCCACCAGCAGGATCTTGTCGGCAAGGGGATCGAGGAAGGCGCCGATCTGGCTTTTTTGATTGAAGGCGCGCGCGATGAAGCCGTCGACCCCATCGCTCACCCCGGCGATGACAAAGACGATCAGGGCGGCGGTCAACCGGTCATCCAGGAGGTAAATGACGAAGATCGGCACCAGGATGACCCGCAGGCTGGTGATCAGATTCGGGACCGTCATATCGCTCAATAACCCGAAGGTGAAACGGAAAAGATCAGCGCACCGTCAGGACCTGTTTCCCCCCTCATCGCGAAGGGGCGGTTCGGGCTCTGATCGACGACCGTGAGCAGCTGCGCCGCGTCGCCCCTGAAGAGGACCTCGTAGCCGACCCCATCGCGCCCGGCGCGGCTGGGTTTGACCGACTGCACGCCGGGGACGCCGCTTGCAAGAAAGCTCTGGAACCGGTTTACTTCCTCATAGGATCGGAAGCCTTTCAAAAACACCTCGAGCGTCCTCACTTCACCCGAAGCACGGTCCGGGGCCGCTGAACGCCCCTGCTGAAGCTCGGCGGCCGCCTTCCGGACCGCCCTGTCCAATGCGGCCAGATCGGACTCTTCCACACTCCCGCCACCCCCCGGACTCTCGACGACGCGGCTTTGAGCCAACACCTTCCGAGCGCGCACATCATAGACCTTCAGGTCGAGGGAAACCTTCCCCTCGCTTTGAACCTCGCTTCGGCCCGAGAGCACCCATTCCACCCCATACAACCCACCCCAGCGGTAGATGTCCTCGCCCCGCAGGTCCAGAGCCCGCATCGACGCGGCGATGTCTTTGCCCGGGAAGGCGGTCACCCGGTTCACCGGCTCGTAACCCAGATCCTGGAACGTCTGATGCAGAAGGATCTCGGTCGTGTCGAGCGCCGGCTGCGCCATGGGGTCTTTCCACCAGCAGGCCGGTTCGCCGTCCCGCTTCTCGGACACCATGAACAGGATCTTGATCGGGGCGTTCGCTTCTTGGAGGAGGCCCGCTTTCTGAAGCTCCTTCTCGAGCATGGCGTCGTTCACCCGCAGCCTGACGAGCACAAAGAGGCTCCCTTCCGATGCGACCTCCTGCAGGATGGCATACTCCTGGACAAGTTCCGCCGATCTCGGGAGCACGTCCTTGACAACCCTTTCAAGCCCGGACGCAAGCTGCGCGCTCTCCACGCGGTCAGCCACAGCCGCCTCGATCCCCTTCGCGAGGGCGGCGGCGATCGCCCCCTGCCTGGCTGCCGCCTGATTCCCCGCCTTTATGGACGAACTGCCGATCACGTACCGGTCCGGCGGCTCCTTCATCTGCGCGAAGGCGGCTCCTGTCAACGCGGTCCAGAGGATCGCCAGCAGCGCTGCTCCCTTTATATACTTCATCAACCCTCCCCTTGCTGAAACGATATCGTGCCTCGGCTGCAGAAAGACTCAGGGTGAAAACCCGGCCGCCTGCAGCTTCTGAACCTCAATGCCCGCCAGATGCAAAGGACCGGCCATCTTCAATCAGCCAGCCCTCGCGCCGCTCGAATCTCTTAGCGCACCGTCGTCTGTTTCGAGGTGCCTCCGGATCACGGCGAGCACTCTGTCCACCGCCTCGGGCGCCATCCAATGCATCTCCGGATCCGCCTTGAACCAGGTCAACTGCCGCTTCGCATACCTCCGGGTGTCCCGCTGGAGCAGCGCCGCCGTTTCATCCATAGACCACCGGCCTTGTAAAAAACCCACGGCATGGCGATACCCGATCGCCTGCATCGGCTTCAGGTCCGGGGAGAACCCGCTGCGGAGGAGACCCTCGGTCTCTTCGACCAGGCCCAAGCGCATCATGTGGAGGCTGCGCACATCGATCTTCTCATAAAGCTTCGATCTTGGAACGTCCAGACCAATCTTCAGGGCGCTCAGCGTCCTGTCGCCGAACCCGTGGGCACGGACCAGGGCGGAGGCCTTCCGCCGGGTCAGGGCCAGAATCTCCAGGGCCCGTGTGATCCGCAGCCCGTCGTGCGGGTGGATCTTCGCGGCAGCCTCGGGATCCAGTCGTTCGAGCCTCGCATAGAGGCGCTCGAGGCCGCCATCCTTCCATTCCGCGATCAGGGCATTCCTCACGGCCGGATCGGACGGCGGCACGGGCATCAGACCCCCGAGGAGGCTCCGGATATAGAGCCCTGTTCCGCCCACGACCAGGCAGACCCTGCCGCGGCGGACGATGTCATGGACGGCTGGAAGCGCCAGGGAGCGGAAGATCGCCGCGTTGAACGGCTGGTCGGGGTCCACGACGTCGAGCAGGTGATGAGGAACCCCGGCCCTCTCGGAAAGCGAAGGCTTCGCCGTACCGATATCCATCCCGCGGTAAACCTGCATGGAATCGGCGTTCACCACCTCAGCGTCGAGGCGCTGCGCCAGTTCGACCGCCAACGCGGTCTTGCCGCCGGCCGTCGGTCCGGCGATCACGATGACCTTGGACCGTTCCCGATGCATTGTCTCCCTTCAGGCCGTCATTGCGGCATGTATAAACGATGCCCTGAGACCCGAGCTCTTCGGCCTCCATCGAGGAAACGCTCGAGACACGCCTACACCGTGCGTTTGAACATCCTCTCGAGCTCGGTGTAGCGGATCTGCCGGAAGACCGGCCTCCCGTGGGGGCAGTGATCGGGCACATCGAGGCCCTTCAACTGCTCGAGCAGCCGCTCCATCTCCTCGCGCACGAGCCTGTCCCCGGCCCGGATGGCACCGTGGCAGGCCATTGTGATCAGCATCCGATCGAGAAGATCCTCACCCCTCAAGGTGCGGCCCTCCTCGGCGAGGGCCAGGAGATCCGCCAGGAGCTTTCGCCAGTCCCGGTCCTTCAAGACGGCGGGCACCGCCCTCACGAGGAACGTGTTGCCCCCGAAATGATCGAGTTCGATGCCGACCCGCAGGAGCTGTTCCCGCTGCTCGAGCGCCGTGCGCGCCTCCCGCGCACCCAGCTCGATCTCCAGGGGGAAGAGATGGGCCTGGGTGGCCAGGCGTCCGTCCCGGACCTGCTCTTTGAGGGCCTCGTAGACCACCCGTTCGTGTGCGGCATGCTGGTCCACCATGAGCAGGCCCTCGGCCGCCTCGCAAAGGATGTAGCTTCGCCCCAGCTGGCCGATCACGGAAAGGGGTCGAGCCTCTCCGCCAGGCGCCTCCGGCTCCTCCTCCGGGATGAAACGCCACGGCGGCGGATCCGATGGATCCGAGGCCATCGGACCGTAGGTGCGTTCAGGCTCCGCGGCACGGAACCGGAGCGACTGTTCGACAGGCGGGGGGGCTGCGTCCATCCGAGGCGGCGGGGCTCCTGCAAAAGCCGCCGTCAACGGGGCACCGAAAGACCTCTGAACCGTCTCGAAGACCGCCCGAAAGACCGCCTGGGCATTGCGGAAGCGGACCTCCTGCTTCGTCGGGTGTACGTTGACATCGACCTCTTCGGGGTCCATCTCGACAAAGACCAGAGCCTGGGGGTACTGGCCCCGCATCAGCCGCTGGCCGTAGGCGTCCATCACCGCACGGTGGATCAGCCGGTCCCGGATGTATCGGCGGTTCACATAGATCAGAAGACGGTCCGGCCGCTTTCGGCTAAACTCTCCGGGCGCCGTGAAGACGCGGACCCTGAAGCCGCCCCATTCACTCTTGAGATCCGCCATCGCTTCAGCGACGTCGCGCCCAACCAGAGCCGAAAAGCGGATCACGGGCTTGTCCGAAGCAGGGAGGCTCAGCAGCTCCCGGCCGTCCTCCTCCAGTTCGAAGGCGATCTCGGGGAAAGGCATGGCCATCTGCGTCACCGTGTCGACGACGTAGCGGCCTTCGGTGCGGTCCGCCCGAAGGAACTTCCGGCGGGCCGGCAGATTGAAAAACAGATCACGCACCTCGACTGTCGTCCCCGGCGGGGCGCCTGCCTCGATGATGGTGCACCTCCCCCCGCCCTCCATCTCGAGCCGGAAGGCGGCGATCTCATGATGAGGCCGGGAGGTGATAGAAAAGCGGGAGACGGAGGCGATGCTCGGCAGCGCCTCCCCGCGGAACCCCAGGGTGCGGATGGCGGAGAGGTCCTCTGCGCTCCGGATCTTGCTGGTCGCGTGGCGTTCGACGCACAGGGCCAGATCCTCGCGGCTCATGCCCACCCCACGGTCCGCCACCCGGATCGAGGTCCGGCCCCCCTTGCCGATCTCCACCGAGACCCGGTCGGTCCCTGCATCGATCGCGTTGTCGATCAGTTCCCTCACGACCGAGGCGGGGCGGTCGATTACCTCGCCGGCCGCGATCTGACTCGCCAGCCGTTGGGGCAAAACATGGATGACGTTCATAGCTTCAGCAGATCAGGATCGATCACAAACGGCGCCGGCCGCTTGGCACTGCTCCGCAGATGCCGCGAAAACCACTTGCGGCAGGCCGTCTCGATCGGCACCTTGCCCATCGGGTCGAAGCGAAGGCAGGAGCTCTCATCGGGGCGCGTGAGGACATCCTGCACCAGTCGGCAGGAAAGATCGAGCGTCAACGCCAGATACT is drawn from Desulfatiglans anilini DSM 4660 and contains these coding sequences:
- the miaA gene encoding tRNA (adenosine(37)-N6)-dimethylallyltransferase MiaA; translation: MHRERSKVIVIAGPTAGGKTALAVELAQRLDAEVVNADSMQVYRGMDIGTAKPSLSERAGVPHHLLDVVDPDQPFNAAIFRSLALPAVHDIVRRGRVCLVVGGTGLYIRSLLGGLMPVPPSDPAVRNALIAEWKDGGLERLYARLERLDPEAAAKIHPHDGLRITRALEILALTRRKASALVRAHGFGDRTLSALKIGLDVPRSKLYEKIDVRSLHMMRLGLVEETEGLLRSGFSPDLKPMQAIGYRHAVGFLQGRWSMDETAALLQRDTRRYAKRQLTWFKADPEMHWMAPEAVDRVLAVIRRHLETDDGALRDSSGARAG
- the mutL gene encoding DNA mismatch repair endonuclease MutL translates to MNVIHVLPQRLASQIAAGEVIDRPASVVRELIDNAIDAGTDRVSVEIGKGGRTSIRVADRGVGMSREDLALCVERHATSKIRSAEDLSAIRTLGFRGEALPSIASVSRFSITSRPHHEIAAFRLEMEGGGRCTIIEAGAPPGTTVEVRDLFFNLPARRKFLRADRTEGRYVVDTVTQMAMPFPEIAFELEEDGRELLSLPASDKPVIRFSALVGRDVAEAMADLKSEWGGFRVRVFTAPGEFSRKRPDRLLIYVNRRYIRDRLIHRAVMDAYGQRLMRGQYPQALVFVEMDPEEVDVNVHPTKQEVRFRNAQAVFRAVFETVQRSFGAPLTAAFAGAPPPRMDAAPPPVEQSLRFRAAEPERTYGPMASDPSDPPPWRFIPEEEPEAPGGEARPLSVIGQLGRSYILCEAAEGLLMVDQHAAHERVVYEALKEQVRDGRLATQAHLFPLEIELGAREARTALEQREQLLRVGIELDHFGGNTFLVRAVPAVLKDRDWRKLLADLLALAEEGRTLRGEDLLDRMLITMACHGAIRAGDRLVREEMERLLEQLKGLDVPDHCPHGRPVFRQIRYTELERMFKRTV
- the pgsA gene encoding CDP-diacylglycerol--glycerol-3-phosphate 3-phosphatidyltransferase → MTVPNLITSLRVILVPIFVIYLLDDRLTAALIVFVIAGVSDGVDGFIARAFNQKSQIGAFLDPLADKILLVAAFIVLAARGFIPVWLTVVAISRDVLILLGVLILFITRHEVVMCPSVVSKITTFFQLLSIFVVLSDEKLHLRGLVGEPVFWVTGALTVVSGLHYMRYWFRKMSEEETPRL
- a CDS encoding NupC/NupG family nucleoside CNT transporter, with protein sequence MEHLQSLLGLLTLVAAAWFFSENRRGVRLRIVCTGLALQVLLAVLFLRLPGSRGLFFSLNTVVGFIEEATRAGTGFVFGYLGGAELPFDEKAPGLSYVFAFRGLPLVLVIGALSSLLFYWRIIPAVVRSFSWVLVRLMRIGGVEGLGSAVNVFVGMVESPLIVRPYMAKVSRSELFTIMTSGMATIAGTVMVLYAGILSRVVPDIMGHLLTASLISVPAAITVAKVMVPEEGEPSSGDIAIPRMADSSMDAITKGALEGAKLLIGIIAMLVVLVALVKLVNLILAIGPDIHGSALTFQRILGWVMAPVTWLMGVPWAEAHIAGALMGTKTVLNELLAYIDLSNLPEGALSMRSRLIMIYAMCGFANFGSLGIMIGGMGTMAPERRSEIVALGLKSIVAGTLATCMTGALVGIIL